In Candidatus Omnitrophota bacterium, the DNA window AGACAAGGTTGATAGATAATCTAGTCATTCTGAGGGAGTCCGCCACTAAACCAATGGCGGACGCCCGAAGAATCTAGAAACCAGATCCTTCGTCCACCTGCGGCGGACTCAGGATGACAGAGAGATAATGAAAAAATTAAAAATCGGTATTGTAGGATGCGGAGCAATCGGCAGCTCTTTGGCAAAAGAGGTAGTTATTAATTTGCGCAGCTGTGCTTATTTAGCAGCTATTTATGATATAAAGCCTGAAAAGGCCCAGGTTCTTTCTAGGAAATTGGTAAAAAATGCTAAATTGTGCGTTTCCAATCTTGATACCCTTATTAAAAAATCGGATTTGGTGATTGAGGCTTCTAGTGCAAAGGCATCTTGGGAGATAGCGCGTAAATCTTTACTAAACGGATGTAAAGTCATGATTATGAGTGTAGGAGGCGTAGTTGAGCATTCAGATGAATTGTTTGCTTTAGCCCGAAAATATGAAACTCAGGTATATTTTCCCAGTGGAGCCATCTCTGGTGTCGATGCTTTAAAGGCTGCTAATATTGCAGGAGTAAAAAGTGTTGTTTTGACTACACGTAAACATCCCGATGCATTTAAGGGAGTAGAATATGTCACAAATAATTTTAAACTTTTGGGCCTAAAAAAAGATAAGGTTCTATTTTCAGGAACTGCAGCGCAGGCAGTGAAATATTTTCCGCAAAATATTAATGTTGCCGCGGTTTTAGGTTTAGCTGCTATCGGCATGCGCAAAACGAAGGTACGTATAATTGCCAGCCCCTTTGTTAGAAGGAATATTCATGAAGTTTTAATTGAATCTAAGGCTGCAAAGATTTTTACGCGTACCGAGAATGTTTTGCATCCGCAGAATCCCAAGACTTCTTATTTAGCGGTATTATCGGCTATCGCGGCTTTAAGACAAATTTTACAACCGGTGAAGATAGGCACTTAAAAAACAAGGGACCGTTTCTATTTTTTACTATTTTTAAAAATTAAAAAATAGAAACGGTCCCTAGATTTTCACATAGAAAGGGGGTGAGTACAAAGATGGCAGAAAAAGTCGTTAAAGTAGGGGTTAAGAGGGAAAAAGGTTATCTCTATTATATTGACAAGCAGGGTGATGTTTCTTGCGCCAAGATGAAAAGGGGTACTAAAAAAGGCGGTAGCCCTAAGAAGGTAACCAAGTGTGGTATTAAAAGAAAAGTAGGTTACCTTTATTTCTTGGACAAGCAGGGTGATGTTTCTTGCGCCAAGATGAAAAGAGGCGGGAAGAAGAAAAAGAAGTAATTTATTAGTAAAAAATGGGGACGGTTTTGTTTTTTTACTGTTTAAGTTTAAAAAAACAGAACCGTCCCCTAGATTTTTAATTTCCTATGGAAAACAAATTTATAATTATCCGCGGGGCAAAAGAGCATAATTTAAAAAATATCAACTTAGAGCTGCCGCGTAATAAACTGATTGTTATAACCGGTTTATCCGGTTCAGGAAAATCAAGCCTTGCTTTTGATACAATTTATGCCGAAGGCCAGCGCCGGTTTGTAGAAAGCCTCTCTAGTTATGCACGCCAATTCTTAGAGCAATTGCAGAAACCGGATGTAGATTTTATTTCAGGATTGTCTCCTGCAATTGCTATTGAACAGCGCTCTGCTGGTGGTAATCCCCGCTCAACCGTTGCTACCCAAACTGAGATCTATGATTATTTAAGGTTATTATTTGCAAGGATTGGTAAAGTTCATTGCTATAAGTGCGGTGCTTTAATTCAGAGCCAAAGCGCCCAGGAGATAGTTGAAGCAGTTATGAACTTACTGTTGAATTGCGATATCCAAATTCTTGCACCTTTAATTCAAGGGAAAAAAGGCCAATACAAAGATATCTTTTTACAGATTCAAAAGTCCGGATTTATGCGGGCAAGAGTGGATGGTAAAATTTACGAAGTCAGCGACAAGATTAAATTAGCTAAATATAAAATTCATAGTATTGAAGTAGTGGTGGATCGTTTAAATATTAAAAACGATGTCCGTAGAAGGCTCACGGATTCTATTGAAACTGCTTTAAAGATTGGAAAAGGTACAGTTATCATTGTAAAGAATGCATCAAAAGATCTGGTCTTTAGTGAGCAATATGCCTGCTTGAAATGCGGGATAAGCTATCCTGAAATTTCCCCTCGTAATTTTTCATTTAACTCTCCTTATGGAGCTTGTCCTGAATGTAATGGCCTTGGTAATAAACTAAAATTTGATCCGGATTTAATCATTCCGGATAAAAAGAAGAGTATTAATGCAGGGGCTCTTGAACCATGGAAACGCGGAGGTAGAGGCTATATCCTTTATTACCGTTGGCTTATTCGAGAATTAAGTGACCGTCTTAAGTTTGATTTGGATACTCCTTTTAATAAGTTGTCCAAGCATATTCAGAAAGTTGTCCTTTATGGAACGCAGGAAGTTATAGGTAGTAAGCCTTTTGAAGGAGTTATCCCGCATCTTGAAAGGTTATTTCATCAGACCGATAGCGATTATTTAAAAGAAGAAATTAGTAAATTTATGTCTACTCTGCCTTGTCCGGCGTGTAAAGGAGCAAGGCTTAAACCTGAGAGCTTAGCTGTATTGATTAACCAGAAAAATATCTGGCAACTTAGCAAAATGCCCATAAAAGAGGCGATAAATTTCTTTTCTTCTCTTGAATTATCGGAAAAGGAAAAATTAGTAAGCTATCAGGCATTAAAGGAGATAACTCAAAAATTAAAATTCTGCGTAGATGTCGGTTTAGATTACTTGACTTTAGACCGTAAAAGTTCGACTTTATCCGGTGGAGAGGCTCAGAGGATTCGCTTGGCTACCCAGGTAGGCAGCGGTTTGGTCGGGGTTTTGTATGTTTTGGATGAACCTAGTATTGGTTTGCACCAGCGAGATAATGAAAAACTACTTTCAACCTTAAAAGCATTACGGGATTTGGGAAATACCCTGGTGGTTGTTGAGCATGACCAAGCCACAATCCTTACTGCAGACCATATTGTGGATCTGGGGCCTGGCGCAGGAAGGCATGGGGGAAAGGTTATTTTTTCCGGTAATAGGGAAGAGCTTCTAAAAGATAAGGAATCTTTGACTGCGAAATATTTACGTAGAGAACTTTTAATTCAGACGCCTCTAGAAAGGCGGAATTGGCGTAAATGTAAATATATTGAAATAAAGGGAGCAGCTGAGCATAATCTTAAAAATATTGATTTACGTTTTCCTTTGGGTACCTTTATTTGTGTAACCGGAGTATCGGGTTCGGGTAAATCTACATTAATTAGCGATATACTTTATCCGGCATTGGCGCAAAGGATCTATAGATCGAAGGATAAGCCAGGTTTATTTAAATCCATAAGCGGTATCCAGCAGATCGATCAGGTAATTGTAGTCGATCAATCGCCTATTGGTAGGACACCACGGTCAAACCCGGTTACTTACACCGGAGTTTTTAGCCATATAAGAGACTTATTTGCTCAGCTTCCGGAAGCCAAAATACGCGGGTATAAACCCGGAAGATTTTCATTTAACGTTAAAGGAGGCCGCTGTGAAGCTTGCGCTGGTGACGGCATAAAGAAAATTGAGATGCATTTTCTTCCCGATGTGTATGTTAAATGTGATTTGTGTAAAGGGTTAAGATTTAATAATGCCACTTTAGAAGTAAAATACAAAGGCAGATCTATCGCAGATTGTTTGGAGATGACCGTAGAGGATGCTCTGGAATTGTTTGCCAATATCCCTAAGATAAAAAATACCCTGGGGTATTTATCCGATGTTGGTTTAGGTTATCTACAGTTAGGCCAAAGCGCTACTACTTTATCCGGAGGGGAAGCCCAGAGGATTAAGCTTTCTTCACAACTGTCAAAGCGTTCAACGGGCAAGACGCTCTACCTTTTAGATGAGCCTACTACCGGATTACATTTTGCGGATGTGGCCAGGTTAATATCGGTTTTAGAGAGATTGGTTGAACGTGGTAATACAGTGATTGTAGTTGAGCATAATTTAGAGGTAATTAAATGTGCAGATTTTATTATTGACCTTGGCCCTGAAGGCGGAGATAGGGGAGGAGAGGTCGTTGCCGCTTGTAGCCCGGGAGAACTTGTGGAAATAGAGAATTCATATACCGCTAAATTCCTTAAAGAAGTTTTAATGAATAAATGAAGAAAATAATTGTAAAGTGTCAGTTATTAGGAAAATTTTTCAATTTGTCATTCCTGCCCTCGATTAACACATTCGAGGGTAGGCTCCAGCGGGAATCTATAAAGAGATCCCCGATAAAGGCACTCGGGGATGACGGCGCATCCCCGTTCACTGGCTGGTTGCGAATAATTATTTATCTATTTATTTTTATTTTGTTTTTTAACGCCGTCAGCTTTGCTTATGAGGGCTCCAAGGAAACTGAATTGCTTTTTATGGCAAAAAAAGCTTATGAAGATGGGTTTTATGAAGTGAGCCTCGGTATGCTGGAAAGATTTCGGAATGATTTTAGTGGTTCAACTCAATTAAAACAGGCTCGCCTTTTAAGCGGACAATGTTATTTTCAGCAGGGCAGATATTTGGAGGCATTGAATATTTTTGAAGAATTACTCAATGATCCACAATGCGCCTCTTTTAAGGATGCTATTTATTTTTGGATGGCGGAGGTGCATTTTAAAGGCAATAATTTTGATAATGCTGCCTTGCTTTATCATAAACTAATAAATGAGTTTCCTCTTTCATCGTATACGGCTTCAGCCTACTATTCATTAGGTTGGTCGCTTTCCCAAACGGGAAAATATGACCAGGCACTGCAGGTTTTTATGAGTTTACTAGAGAAATTTCCAACTGAGCCACAGAGTAAAGATGCTGCTTTTAAATTAATTGAGTGTTTGTATAACCTTAAAAAATATGCAGAATTAGAGAATAAGGTGAAGTCTGTCCTTAGGCTTTACAATAATGATAGATTGCGGCTGCCCTACCTATATTTTTATTTGGCAGAGTCGCAATTTTACTTGGATAATTTCAATGAAGCAGTTAAGAACTACCTTAAATCAGTGCAGGCTTTTAAAGAGCAGAAGGCGCAGGTATTGGCAAAGTTAGGGCTTGGTTGGTCGTATCTTAAGCTTGCTAAATATAAAGAAGCCGAAGAGGTATTTGGGGATATTAAATATGGTAGTCTGGATAAAAAAAGCCTTGATATTTTTATATTGGGCCAGGCAGTATTAATGAATCAGACTAATCGCGTTTATGAGGCTAAGAAACTTTATGAACAGCTTATTAATATAAGCAGCGATCCTTTGATGTGTATGCAGGCTTATTTAGGTAAAGCGGATGCGCTCTATAACCTAGCGGAATATAATCATGCCGCGGATGTTTATAAAGAAGGATTGGATAAGATTGACAGCTCTGTGGTGCCAGATGAGTTAACGAGTAGATTGCGGTATAATTTAGCTTTAGCTTATATAAAAGGAGGGCAGTTTTCTTCAGGTATAGGCATATTTGATGATCTTATGGAAAAAAGTAAAGACCAGGCTGTTAATATCAAGATGCTTTTTCAGGTGGGCGACGCTTATAAGGATGAGGGTGAATTAGTAAAAGCCGAAGAAACCTATACGAAGATTCTAAAAAAATACCCTACTGTAGCTTATGCAGATTATGCGCAATATCAAATTGGAGCTTTAAAGTTAAAAAGAGGCGATTATGATGGAGCAGTTATGATTTTTGAGTCCTTTTTAAAAAATTATCCTCAATCGAATTTTCTGGCGGATACGTTTTATTCGTTAGGTACAGCTTATTTTCAAAAAGCAGATTACAAAAATAGTCTCGAAATCTTTTCTAAGTTTCAGGGACAGTTCAAAGACAACGCTTTAGCCTCCCAAGCCTTATATATGCTTGGAAATTCGCTCCTTAATTTAGGAAAAATCAATGAGGCGCTTTCTATTTTTAAAGATACACTTAAGTTAGCTTCGCAGGATATTGAATTACGCCAGAAGGCTGAATATGAAATTGCCGATTGTTATTATAAGCTAGGGCAGGTAAATGAAGCCCTCAAGAGTTTTAAACTTTTACGTACTAAGTATCCGGATTCAAAACTTCTTCCTGATATTATGTGGTGGCTTGGCCAGTATTATTATCGTTGTGGTGATTTAGTTCTTGCGCAGAGATACTTCAATTCTTTAATAAAAGATTTTTCAGATAGCCGACTAGTTGCGGATGTGTTTTATGCTATGGGCCTGATTTTTACTGCTGAGAATAAATTTGAACAGGCAGCTGAAAGTTTTAAAAAAGTACTTGAATTAGGTAGCGTTGATTTGAGAGCTCAAGCTCAAGTAGCATTAGCAAAGGCATATTATAAGCTCCAGGATTATGAAAAAGCAAAGCTATATTACAGTAAAAGCCTTGAGGAGACAGATGTTTTGGATGCAGCTGATATTCACTTTAATTTAGCTGAAGTATTTGAAAGTAATTTAGAGTTTGATGCGGCTATCCAGCAATATATCCTGGCTGCTGATTTAGACAAACAAGATATGCATTCATCTGTATTGGCACTTTTGCGCGCAGCTAAACTTTATGAAGATAAAGAGGATTTTAAAGAGGCATTGAAGATATACAAAAGAGTCATTCAGAAGAATACGGAAGAAGCAAAATTTGCTCAGGAGAGGATTGATTGGATAAATTCAAATCAGTAGGTCCCGCTGCGTAACATGTGCCAAAATTCTCTTCGATAATTTTGGCACACTCCGCGGGACTAATTCGCGCATTGACTTACTCACACTTACGTGTTCGTAAGTCAAGCGCTCATTAAAAAATAGTTGACTTATTACTGATTGTTTATAGAATAAACAATTAAGGGAGGCAATATGATTATTGAAATCGGTATAGTTGCTGGTGAGATTTGGCATTACCTGGACCAAAAGGGAGAGGTTAGTTTAACTGAGCTGAGCAAGAATATTGATCGTACAAAAGAGAATATTTTAATGAGTTTAGGCTGGCTTGCTCGGGAAGGACATGTCATTTTAGTGAAAACAAATAATGACTACCGGATTTCTTTAAGGAAAGATGTCTAATTCTATAGGGATAAGTCTTCCTATACCTTTTCAGAAGGAGCCTAATTGTACTAAAAAAGGGATAATTCTTTTAATCGTTCTAGGGGTAATTCTTTTGGTGGTGACCCTAACTACTGTTATCTTAAGAATTATCTCTAACCAGTCACGTTTAACCCATCATCAGGTGAGCCGTATTCAAGCCCAATATGCTGTTAAGGCAGGAGTGATTTATGCTTTGGATAAACTACGCAGGAATGATGACGTAGGATGGCCTGCTAGCGGAGAATATATAAAGACTATGTGTAAAACTGGTTGTGATATTAATGAGCCAGATCTGCCTAAATCAATTCAGCGAGTAGATATTACTGTATATAACACTGGGACAGGAATTTCTGGCACAAGGAAGATAAGCGCCAAAGCCACCTATACTTACTCACCTTAGCAGTTTATTTAATAAGATATTATAATCTAAGTAAGTTTATTATAATGGCGTATGCAAAGGCATACTCCATTATTCGTCGCTGTTAACTAATGCAAGTAAGTATAAGTAAGTATATATAAAAAAATACTTGACAAGATAAGTGGATTATGTTTTAATTAAAACCATAGTACTTTATAGTTAAGCTACTGTGTATGCCTGATAGAGAGGAAAACTGGTATTCATGTCAAGACTGATAGATATTGATGAATTAGCAGATTA includes these proteins:
- a CDS encoding aspartate dehydrogenase, producing MKKLKIGIVGCGAIGSSLAKEVVINLRSCAYLAAIYDIKPEKAQVLSRKLVKNAKLCVSNLDTLIKKSDLVIEASSAKASWEIARKSLLNGCKVMIMSVGGVVEHSDELFALARKYETQVYFPSGAISGVDALKAANIAGVKSVVLTTRKHPDAFKGVEYVTNNFKLLGLKKDKVLFSGTAAQAVKYFPQNINVAAVLGLAAIGMRKTKVRIIASPFVRRNIHEVLIESKAAKIFTRTENVLHPQNPKTSYLAVLSAIAALRQILQPVKIGT
- the uvrA gene encoding excinuclease ABC subunit UvrA, which codes for MENKFIIIRGAKEHNLKNINLELPRNKLIVITGLSGSGKSSLAFDTIYAEGQRRFVESLSSYARQFLEQLQKPDVDFISGLSPAIAIEQRSAGGNPRSTVATQTEIYDYLRLLFARIGKVHCYKCGALIQSQSAQEIVEAVMNLLLNCDIQILAPLIQGKKGQYKDIFLQIQKSGFMRARVDGKIYEVSDKIKLAKYKIHSIEVVVDRLNIKNDVRRRLTDSIETALKIGKGTVIIVKNASKDLVFSEQYACLKCGISYPEISPRNFSFNSPYGACPECNGLGNKLKFDPDLIIPDKKKSINAGALEPWKRGGRGYILYYRWLIRELSDRLKFDLDTPFNKLSKHIQKVVLYGTQEVIGSKPFEGVIPHLERLFHQTDSDYLKEEISKFMSTLPCPACKGARLKPESLAVLINQKNIWQLSKMPIKEAINFFSSLELSEKEKLVSYQALKEITQKLKFCVDVGLDYLTLDRKSSTLSGGEAQRIRLATQVGSGLVGVLYVLDEPSIGLHQRDNEKLLSTLKALRDLGNTLVVVEHDQATILTADHIVDLGPGAGRHGGKVIFSGNREELLKDKESLTAKYLRRELLIQTPLERRNWRKCKYIEIKGAAEHNLKNIDLRFPLGTFICVTGVSGSGKSTLISDILYPALAQRIYRSKDKPGLFKSISGIQQIDQVIVVDQSPIGRTPRSNPVTYTGVFSHIRDLFAQLPEAKIRGYKPGRFSFNVKGGRCEACAGDGIKKIEMHFLPDVYVKCDLCKGLRFNNATLEVKYKGRSIADCLEMTVEDALELFANIPKIKNTLGYLSDVGLGYLQLGQSATTLSGGEAQRIKLSSQLSKRSTGKTLYLLDEPTTGLHFADVARLISVLERLVERGNTVIVVEHNLEVIKCADFIIDLGPEGGDRGGEVVAACSPGELVEIENSYTAKFLKEVLMNK
- a CDS encoding tetratricopeptide repeat protein yields the protein MAKKAYEDGFYEVSLGMLERFRNDFSGSTQLKQARLLSGQCYFQQGRYLEALNIFEELLNDPQCASFKDAIYFWMAEVHFKGNNFDNAALLYHKLINEFPLSSYTASAYYSLGWSLSQTGKYDQALQVFMSLLEKFPTEPQSKDAAFKLIECLYNLKKYAELENKVKSVLRLYNNDRLRLPYLYFYLAESQFYLDNFNEAVKNYLKSVQAFKEQKAQVLAKLGLGWSYLKLAKYKEAEEVFGDIKYGSLDKKSLDIFILGQAVLMNQTNRVYEAKKLYEQLINISSDPLMCMQAYLGKADALYNLAEYNHAADVYKEGLDKIDSSVVPDELTSRLRYNLALAYIKGGQFSSGIGIFDDLMEKSKDQAVNIKMLFQVGDAYKDEGELVKAEETYTKILKKYPTVAYADYAQYQIGALKLKRGDYDGAVMIFESFLKNYPQSNFLADTFYSLGTAYFQKADYKNSLEIFSKFQGQFKDNALASQALYMLGNSLLNLGKINEALSIFKDTLKLASQDIELRQKAEYEIADCYYKLGQVNEALKSFKLLRTKYPDSKLLPDIMWWLGQYYYRCGDLVLAQRYFNSLIKDFSDSRLVADVFYAMGLIFTAENKFEQAAESFKKVLELGSVDLRAQAQVALAKAYYKLQDYEKAKLYYSKSLEETDVLDAADIHFNLAEVFESNLEFDAAIQQYILAADLDKQDMHSSVLALLRAAKLYEDKEDFKEALKIYKRVIQKNTEEAKFAQERIDWINSNQ
- a CDS encoding winged helix-turn-helix domain-containing protein, translated to MIIEIGIVAGEIWHYLDQKGEVSLTELSKNIDRTKENILMSLGWLAREGHVILVKTNNDYRISLRKDV